The genomic segment AGAAGCTAATCCCATTTTTCATCAAGAAACTGCTGAACGGCCAAAAGGTGCCCGTATATGGTGACGGGTTAAATGTCCGGGACTGGCTGTATGTTGAGGACCACTGTTCTGCAATTGATATGGTCCTGCAAAAGGGCATGGTTGGTGAGGTATATAATATTGGTGGTAATAATGAAAAGACCAATATGGAGATAACGAAACTCATCTTACAAGGCCTTGGGAAACCCGAGACTATGATAGAATATGTCAAAGACAGACTAGGCCATGACCGCAGGTATGCCATTGATTCAGGAAAGATTAAAAGTAAACTGGGGTGGCAGCCAGCAACATCTTTTGAGGATGGCATAGCAATGACAATAAAGTGGTATCTCGATAACAGGGATTGGTGGGAGAAAATAGGTTGACCGATGTATATACTTTGTATATACTAAGCTTAAAGGGAGGTGTGTTCAATGTATACCACTATTCACAGGTGGGGTAACAGTCAGGCAGTTCGTTTACCTAAAGGTATATTAGAGATAGCTTCCTTACGTGAGAATGATCAGGTAGAAATTACGGCAGAACACGATTGTATTATCATCAGGCGGGCCAAGAAAAAGCATTTAACAATAGAGGAACGATTCGAAGGATATTCAGGTGATTATCAATGTAAAGAACTGGATAGCGGCAAACCGGTTGGAAATGAGGT from the Phosphitispora fastidiosa genome contains:
- a CDS encoding AbrB/MazE/SpoVT family DNA-binding domain-containing protein; protein product: MYTTIHRWGNSQAVRLPKGILEIASLRENDQVEITAEHDCIIIRRAKKKHLTIEERFEGYSGDYQCKELDSGKPVGNEVW